Genomic DNA from Hordeum vulgare subsp. vulgare chromosome 2H, MorexV3_pseudomolecules_assembly, whole genome shotgun sequence:
ATTCAACCGATGATGACGTTGAACCAAAGTGCAGTTAATACCAGGGTCAAAAATGCTAAATGTATAAATCATACACTGTTATTGTTGACTAGAATTTTTTCTTCCTAACTGATTTTTAAGGGGGTGGGGCACATCCCCTTAATCTTCAATTAAAATTTACCTACCTGTAAAATCACTATaaacttaggccctgtttggaaccataatagattatgataatctggattatgaagataaattatgtaatctggtttataaaaataatctaggtgaacatgtttggaggccagattatataaactgtaatccaggttttacattgcataatgacctatctaccctctgttttttttaaaagaagaggGTAACGGTGGTAGAAATGTTATTATcttcaactttacaagggtaatgggtcattagcaatccataatctgattttagttggtatagagtagattatgagtttttaataatctatccatctagtttttataatctacactataagttgtcctgtttggaaacataatagattataaaaactgaattatataatctagatgatttcaaacagggccttaggtACGTATAGCATTACAGTAGCAGGGTATTGGTTGGGTGCGACGAAGAGTGAATGAATACATTCTTGGGAAGCAAATTTTGCAGTTCTCTGGTGCTGCATGGTCAGCCGTTTCGCACCATGCTGCTGTACCGAGCACTACTCATACCAAAGAGCCGCCAACTTACGAATGTGCAAAGCACGGTAGCACATTTTTCCAGTTTATATGAGATGTTAGCAATAAATTATCAGTTTTGTTAGAACTCATTTAGCTTAATTTTAGTTATGTATTATTCATTTTTTATGTGATACTTTAAGATGCGTATGTGCTGATGTGGTTGCATCTGTTTTTATTTTTCACGTAAATGAAAACAAATTATATTTCATCTCGATGAGTTCTAGACACTTCTATATAAATTATTGCTGTGAATTGAAACCTGAAACGAGTGCGAAGTCTAAGATAACCCCATGCTGCGGCCGGTGTGCCATGGCTTTCGGTTCCAGGTTTTCCTAGAAGGTGTGCACGTCGCCGTACTAGTGATCGACGTGAATGAACATTGCATGGTCAACGGGTATTTATTTCCTTGGGCCACCGGCTTCGGCGGCCCATCCCGAGCCCTCGGCATCACCGGCTCAGGCCTCGCCGTGGCGTCTTCGTCTCCGTCTCAGGTTTAGGCACCGCCTCGCCATCACCAAGCAAAATCGACCGATGCATTTGCCATTTTCAGCCAACTTAGGGCACGTACAATGGAGGCAGCACAGTACATCCATCACAGCAAAGGAAAATGAGACTACCGTCCTTGACTCTAGCCACTCAATGGAAGCCATCATCTATGAAACCCAATGACGTATGCAAAGGAGGATGAGTGCTCGTCTTTTTCTAAACAAGGAGAGGATGAGCAAAGCAACCGGCGGTCCGTTCCCTTGCTTTTTTTTCATTACACTGTTTTTGTCAGCGAGGAGACGGGCTCCTCTGCAGGAGTCCGCTTTGATCGGCAGTTGATTTGAGCTGCATTGTTCAAGCCAACTGGAGCACCTGTCCAGCGTGGCCCGTTGGCAATGcccttagggcatctccaacagtttgttggttagcttgttgataaaatatgccatgtcatcagccaacaccttaacatacaactactccaatgggttgtatctagtttgtccaataagatgtgaggtaataaataaggtgctctctcattctacattggagcttgtgcaagggtgttggttaatttacatacaaccttgttctctttcctcatttattgcaatgacacatcatcaaaaatcctatgtgtcaaaattaccaacaactatcttacaaccattggagatgcccttagggcatctccaacagtttgttggttagcttgttggtaaaatatgccatgtcatcagccaacaccttaacatacaactactccaaTGGGTTGTATCTAGTTTGTCCAATAAGATGTGAGCtaataaataaggtgctctctcattctacattggagcttgtgcaagggtgttggttaatttacatacaaccttgttctctttcctcatttattgcAATGACATATCATCAAAAATCCTATGTGTTaaaattaccaacaactatcttacaaaCATTGGAGATACCCTTACCGATAACAAACAGGTGTGGTACGTCGTTTACAGCGGAATTCCACGGCGATTCCTCGTGGCTCCTCGCGTGGTCCAACGTGCAACGCCACTGGCCACTGGAGCTGGCCCAGACGTCCACGCACATCCACCACAATAACTTGGGAGCTGAGTCCGCGACGGCGACCGGCCGGGCATGGATCGACCGGAGACGTAATCCACCGCCCATGCCACTACTCCATCCGTAAACTAACACGTActcagagcgtttagatcactaaaatacACTCGCTGCTGGCCCGAAGCGCGCCAAGCAAGGAAGCAAGCATGTCGGAAACGGGAAGCACGAGCCGGGAGCAAGAGGCGGCTCCGCGCGCCTCGCTGCCGCGCGCGGTGCGGCTTCAGGTCGCCGTGTTCTCGGCCGCCATCGACGTCATCAACCGCCGCGACGGCACCGTCAACCGCCGCCTCTACTCCGTCGCCGACCGCGTCCTCCGCGTGCGCGCGGGCCCCCGCCCGGACCCTTCCGGCGTCCGCTCCGCCGACTTCGACGTCGACGCGTCGCGCGGCCTCTGGGCGcgcgtcttctccttctcctcccccgtTCCCCAGGCCCCGCTCCCGGTCGTCGTCTACTTCCACGGCGGCGGCTTCGCCATGTTCTCCGCGCGCCAGTGCTACTTCGACCGCCTGTGCCGCCGCATCTGCCGCGGCGTCGGCGCGGTCGTCGTCTCCGTCGAGTACCGCCTCGCGCCCGAGCACCCCTACCCGGCCGCCTACGACGACGCGGTGGACACGCTCCGCTTCATCGACGCCAATGGCGTCCCGGGGATGGACGAGGGGGTCCGGGTGGACCTCTCCAGCTGCTTCCTCGCCGGGGAGAGCGCCGGCGGCAACATAATCCACCACGCGGCCAACCGCTGGGCTGCGGCCGCGCCCACCCCCAGCTCCGTGCGCGTCGCCGGCCTCCTGTCCGTGCAGCCGTACTTCGGCGGCGAGGAGCGGACGGAGTCGGAGCTGAGGCTGGACGGCGTGGCGCCGATCGTGACCCTCCGGCGGGCGGACTTCTGGTGGAGGGCGTTCCTGCCGGAGGGCGCCAGCCGCGACCACCCCGCGGCGCACGTGACCGACGAGAACGCCGAGCTGACCGAGGCGTTCCCGCCGGCGATGGTGCTGGTCGGCGGGCTCGACCCGCTGCAGGACTGGCAGCGGCGGTACGCCGACGTGCTGCGCCGGAAGGGGAAGGCCGTGGAGGTGGTGGAGTTCCCGGACGGTATCCACGCGTTCTACCTCTTCCCAGACCTCCCCGACACCGCCAGGGCTATCGAGCGCATGAGGACGTTCGTGGAAAGCAACAGGCAACGAAGTTGATTGAAAATGCCAAAATGGCTTGTAGTCCCATCGACGCGTCGAATATGTATTTTTGAAGTCCATTCAATTTTGGAATTGGATACACATTTGTCCATAGAAAATTTGTGCGCAATGGCAAATAATTCTCAATTAGGCACTGCGTGGATCAGGTGTAATATTTCAATGGAGAACGTTTATTTTCAACCGAGAAAATCAGTCGGCTTAACAAGATGCAAGAGAAAAATAAGAAGCACTAATTCATTCATCCTtagaaaaattcattattttGATTCTGTTTTACTAGtatttatttcattttctttcttctcGGGTTAATACCAATACTATCAAAAAAATTTAGGAAACTTCTCTTTAATGAAATTCCATCACATGTTTATTCTAACATATTATAAAAAAGCACAATTTAACCATTGTTTGTTCCTTCCTAAAGGGTAATACCAGTGCCACTGATTCATTATTTCTTATAAAGCTTcattattatgattatgttttagtttttgtttcattttctttcctCCTGAAGGATAATACCAATGCCCCTAATTTACTTTGTCTCAGAAACTTCAATATTTTGacttattttttgtttttgtttcattttcttcgttCTTTAAGGGTAATACCGATGCCAATAATTCGTTCCATTTCAGTAAATTTGTTTTTTCCAAAAGCCCATTGTCATGTGATTATTCTTGCATATTATGAAAGAGCGCGATTTCTGCGTGAATTGTGTGCAAATGTTGCCATTATTTGATTTAATGTTTTTCATTTTGTTTACTTTAAAAGGTTAATGCAATCTCACAAATTCAATCTTTGTTAGAAAACTTCAGTATTACGATTTTGGTTTAGTTTGAGTTTAATTGCATTTCATTTTCTCTTAAAGGGTAATACCAATGCCACTAATTTATTTCTTCCTAATAAAATgttattattttaattttgatatgatttccattttattttatttcatctTAAAGGGTAATATCAACGACAGTAATTCCTTGTTCCTTCCAAACTTTATTATTTTAATTttgttccattttattttttccttaAGGGTAATAAAAATGGCATTAATTTATTTCTTTTTAGGAAACATATTTTTTTCTGCAAAATGTCCGTGCATGTGAACATCAGACACGTGCATTCTAATGCGCTCACAATGGATCAATGTGGGACGTTATCCGTAATGCGTGTATTTTTGTAGTACATCCTCGATGCATGTATGAGAAGGGAAATAAAATGATAATCTCATGATGGCTGAAAAATTGAAGGGCTCTATGACGTACAGATAATTCAGAGGAATTTTTTTCACTTTTACTGGTGGCAGGGTGGTTAATTTACTTCAACTCGGGGATAGTTTAGGTGACTGGCCAACAATTTAAAGAAATACTAACTAGCAAGTTTTTTATTCACTTACAGGTGATGGGTGGGTAATTTAGGCCCTGTTTTTTAAAAAAGTcttaggactttttttagtcctaaCTAAAAAGTTCCTAATCGACCTTATCCGTTTCTTTTCAGGGACTGAACATGGGCTAGagtttattaaatgacatgcaaaaagaccatgttaccctagTGATGTATTATaaattattaaatgacatgctaaaagtaggggcattgttgaaaaaagtgtcaaaaaagtctCCAAAAGATCCTTTCATAGGAACTTCTTTTTTTAGTCTCAAATACCTATTTTAGTtcttaaaagtccctcctgtttctttcacatgagactaaaaagaatttttttttatcTCTGTAAAAAAACACCCCCTTACTTCAAACTTAAGGATAATTTCAGTGACATACCAAAAATAGGAGAAACAACGACGATACGTTAGTTTGGGGTCGGTACTAGAGGCCGGTCGTAGATGCTCCTAGTCAGAGAAATATCAGGTGATACCAACCTTTATGTGCTATCATGAAACAAGTTTTGAAAAATCACATTTAGATATTAAATAAATGAATTTTTTTATGGATGTTCACAAGACATATGTCTACAAGCCTAAGAAAATCAGATCCTTATTCAGAATACCTATCGAGAGACGAAAGTAACAAATCTATAATGAACAGTgttaaaagaagaaaaaatatggcattcacacacatatttgtcttttttgtttttCAATGTATATTTTAAATTTTGATCTAATTTTTTTAATGGTTATAGATATATGTCTTTTGAACTTCCATAGTTTTTGGCAGAAATTTACGGAACACCTAAATgtgatttttcaaaatttgtaaAATGGGAGCACCTAAGAGCAACTTCAATGGAGCGACCCATTTCATCCATCGCCGTCCATTTGGGTCGGTGCGGACACAAAAGgcggcccaacgcgccgaccccaACGGACGCGCGTCCGATTTTCTTCCGCGGGTGACCCATTCCCGGCCCATTTTTGAGCCGGATTTGCGCTAGCGCGGACATGCGACGGACACGATCGCCTTCTATTCCTCTGGGCCCGCTGGTCAGAGGCACATTGGCCTCCCACATCCAACCCTCGCCctcctccttcgtcgtcgacgccgCCGCCCATTTTTCCGGCGACTCTGACAGCCGTCGGCGCCTCCACATCTGCCCAGCAACGCCGCCCACTCTCACGTCGCCCGCCGCTGTCGCCGTCTTGCCGCCGGGGAGCCAACTGCTTCCCACTCCCCCGCCCCCACCACACAGCCCCGCCAGGGAGCCGCCTCGCCACCCGGTCAGATCCTCACTGGCACGCTCGTCGGACACCGGCAGGGCAGCCAGCTGGTCCGTGCACGCCGTGATTCCCTTCGCCCGCTGTcgcgggtataagtctgacaatagaagtacggggtacgaaagtatatgggcagagccttagctacggcgaggatgtatgagttcaggcccctctacggtggaggtaaaagccctacgtctcagtgctcttgggagctttgtgtcgagtgtatcaagggattacagcaagtgccaacccctgtaccactgctgaagggcggcttatatagagtgcgctgcccttcataatggtccggtggacaggggtggagtagtggcgagtaaacgctggcgttactggtaacgtaagccttaaatgctagttatggtgtgtgaaaacgtatgaccgttgccctcctgggaggttacgatgtacagagtggattccagtcggtacgttagatatgctccgagtggatcgtcgccgactggatgatgggggcgtccttagttcaatcggaactgtctaagggccttgtcccctatgaagggtagtccttgggtaggacctatagggcagacctatgaccctaccctaagactataaccccatcattagtccccgaatggatcggggctggaacgatgaagtgatgtccggagtttggagccgactggtattgaggtgatcttagcgttgtctgcctcgatccattttatctttgcggctagtgatccgagtgaatatgcaagcgaaacgaGCCATGAGGAaccgattgcttccgcggaatctttcgacgtgaccggtcatactgacagcgccggattttccgggatcctcaaatttcagttgccgcgcgctcaacggggatgacgacatcgccatcgagtagatttcatctcctcgattaccgcgccgcaatcttctccactaatcttgcagcagcaggttgggaggataagatcttgggcccacctgtaggtgactcagtcggaggcctattaaagccttcccggcggaccttcctgttgcgctgctcgtcctcctcccattGATCTCGCCCCTCCCGCAACTCCGtgcacacctcaagccacctccttcccctcctcctctacggatctgtcgccctcgccatgacgaagggacaaaccagcaagcttgaggcgaagaagaagaagaaggggacggcctccactcagcagcggcagcgggcgttgccggcgggctggatccaaggggacttcctcccctccacggtgagggagaacgacgtgctagagctggtggagcacgacatggtcgtcaacaagtcttggaggctgccggaaggcgagatggagccggcaccgaaggagggggagcgcgttctgctgctcagccacgtggccagaggtttctccctgcctcctcatcctttcttccgaggtatcatgaattacttcggggcgcagctccatcactttccgccgaatgcgatagctcatctttccgcattcatcaccctctgcgagtgcttcataggatgtcctccccatcgggggctcttcaaatatgttttctccgctagatctcaaactgttaagaagcttagccagtctgatgataagacgcacatcctccagctctgcgggggtttaggatttcagaagaaaacgaaaagtagttatccctcccttcagctatctgagtcggttaggaactggcaatcgtcctggttctattgccaggacattgcctgcccgaatgcttcgagtgggttaccaccctttagtttagaccgtccgggccctcccaggaagctagcgctctctaagggagaaagaacccagatccatCCTTTGATCgatgcgctgatagccgtcgtccggaagggagtcaccggcatggacctgttggagatttttctgggtcgacgaatccagccgctccaggcccgagaccacgcaatgtggcattacacgaggccttcggataccactcggtcccatcctgaagacgtgagcgaggagaccgtgagtgcgtgggtccgcagcatcacgggcacatgtgataaccccgtgggagctcggcgggtgaaggccttccgcgcccaaaatcctcctccgaatgaggtgagtacatgttgtcgagtgcttttaaccttctcagttttattgctttttttgtctcgctgactgacgttgccgactgtgtttggtGTAGGAATGGatgaactggcattctgcagtctcaaatgggaatccggtcgaggaagaagaaggcagcatgaagggtagcgcgggtagtgccgagtacgtctctgacagtagggagatagaggaggaaacagaagaagaggaggaggagagtgaagagcagagctcgtcaccctcaccaccagaacaccgaaccaagcaccgtcatgaccgcgctgttccgccggctcctcccgtggccccgagtgcttggagtgtgaagagaaccaggggttcttctgccgagcccgtggatcagccgtccaaggtggctaaacctagcgggtctaaacctcggaaagctttgccccggatgaggatcgctgttccggtcgcctcagcgtaagtatctttgctcttccatcttccttcaatatccgattggactcttcttttgggaattcatgtttacccgtcgaatggatttcactcaacagagctgctacctccgctacCTCTCTGCCAcgtcagggtgacgatcccatggacactgataacgccgccacgtcccagcaaggtacgttgtcccaactccgagagctgtattaccgtttcaTGAGTGTcgtctttgatcttgatctttttctgtatttttattttgttcagtcgggcttccttcgggggtgatccatctggacgacgacgaccaaaggaggtcggaaccagctttgacACCTGTccttggggttatccaacctactGCCAACCCCTCCATGAGCGtgtcgccgactgagacggtggtcttcacggcggaaccgactgaaaCAGAGCTTGGGATGCCTAGGGAGCTCGGGAtacctagggcgccttctgccacgccgggtccgtcgactgttcaatatgatgcccgacgcctcccggaagatcaagtaggagccgccaaggacgccatggtacaaatggagctgatggtgggcgaagccaagggagcatatgactctgttgcgtccctgtacaagaagagcttggaacttcgggatgatatccgagtaagtgcgctagtaagtgtttacattcctcttggtgcccactggggtTTTTGGCGAGATACTCAGACACAGTAGGTTAATTtttcagtgggttcactccgagtgaacccagtgggtgtagtccccgagacttctgccgagtgcttgcaccggcagttgtctttatatgtgttttccataatctctacagatcatagctgatctgcccgaatggtaccagtgggggcacgccgagtgctcccactgggtgtagtccccgagagtagtgttactcgggtcgagtaagagtaatctcatagtgttgttggtttgcgtaGGAGCTCAatggggccgacctgttcgagcttcataccagtggggtcactctcagtgaacccactgggtgtagtccccgagaccactgtcgattgcttgcatcgacaGGGGTCTGAAGAGGCTGTCaaaactttttccttgttgaacctggttgatcctccctttgtgtctctttgacagaagacttgtgaaatgggatcagcctataatactctgaaggctgagaagactcaacttactgccaacttggaggtagctgcgaatgatctggctggcatgaagaaggctctcgctgaacgagaaaaatctttggaggaatctcgggagactaacaaggcactgctagccgaggtagaaaaaatgaagaaggagagatctgaatggatgggccagctgaagttaatgaacactcggtgcagagcgcaggagaactacgtcggcgactgggcgaagaagatggtcgcactgattggtggtaagttgcttgccgagtgctctttgactttggagttcactccgcgcttattttctccctgtcttttctttgcagatttctgtcgggacattgaagccgagaccgccgaaattgaacggtcgcttgggcaaccgaatgttccactcggtgatgaagctaaccaggacatgttccgagtgaattctcgccttaacaaggtgggtcctttcattggtcgcctgagaggagttgtcggccgaattgacaaagagatgtggcctgaagatgactcccggaatgagatagaggggttgatgactcgactggaggatgttccaagcagagtgcaggcatggaagaagtctgccgctcggtgtggcgtgGACGTGGCGATGTCTCTCGTCCGAGTGCATTCTAAGGAAGCCCGCGAAGACAagatgaagacgttgcaggtcgccaacaccaagaagctttgatttgaagacttcatggagaccttcctcgacacggccactcggattgcagatgggatcgacctcgacaccttcgtggagcctgccagccccggcgatgcttgattgactttatgctgaacgcgcatttaccttggtatgccgagtggagtttgtattaaactttggccactgctgttggccggtacattcgtggctcagtgtggataaacttgattcacaccgagccgactgatcgttgaactcaatttgaattcgaaccggatcttttgctcttctttcgctgagtttttttgacacgatttcggctcgtggtttttgtttaggcgactcagctaagcctGTGAGTGTAACttgagtgcccactcggaggaagcttcttacttaggcaactctggttcgcagctaagtctccgagtgtgacttgaaatgcacactcggagcaagttgtttacttaggtgactctgagtcgcagctaagtctccgagtgtgacttttggtgcacactcggagttagtttttacttaggcgattctgagtcgtagctaagtccccgagtgtgacttttggtgcacactcagagcgagttgtttacttaggcgactctgggtcgcagctaagtccccgagtgtgacttttggtgcacactcgaagcgagtttttacttaggcgactctgggtcgcagctaagtccccgagtgtgatttttggtgcacactcggagcgagttgtttacttaggcgactctgggtcacagctaagtctccgagtgtgacttttagtgcacactcggagcgagttgtttacttaggcgactctgggtcgcagctaagtctccgagtgtgacttttagtgtacactcggagcgagttgtt
This window encodes:
- the LOC123429583 gene encoding probable carboxylesterase 18, with the translated sequence MSETGSTSREQEAAPRASLPRAVRLQVAVFSAAIDVINRRDGTVNRRLYSVADRVLRVRAGPRPDPSGVRSADFDVDASRGLWARVFSFSSPVPQAPLPVVVYFHGGGFAMFSARQCYFDRLCRRICRGVGAVVVSVEYRLAPEHPYPAAYDDAVDTLRFIDANGVPGMDEGVRVDLSSCFLAGESAGGNIIHHAANRWAAAAPTPSSVRVAGLLSVQPYFGGEERTESELRLDGVAPIVTLRRADFWWRAFLPEGASRDHPAAHVTDENAELTEAFPPAMVLVGGLDPLQDWQRRYADVLRRKGKAVEVVEFPDGIHAFYLFPDLPDTARAIERMRTFVESNRQRS